A stretch of Myxococcus hansupus DNA encodes these proteins:
- a CDS encoding LON peptidase substrate-binding domain-containing protein: MTAQERIERAASALKVFPLPSAVLFPHTVIPLHIFEPRYRALVRDALAGDRILALSQLEPGWEGDYGGRPPMQPLMCAGVIVWDEQVEEGRYNILLQGVCRVRMTSELTEDKAYREVQAEALPDFPYEGPEEEQLRQAVFELAGRVPPSFAENLLPVAARAQGGMLADVVASAVIPEPERRQALLAELDVKRRLEGVLEDVGALIGRLQPLRPTGPLN, translated from the coding sequence ATGACCGCTCAAGAACGCATCGAGCGTGCCGCCAGCGCGCTGAAGGTCTTCCCCCTCCCGTCGGCGGTGCTGTTCCCGCACACCGTCATTCCGCTGCACATCTTCGAGCCGCGTTACCGGGCGCTGGTCCGGGATGCGCTGGCGGGAGATCGCATCCTCGCGCTGTCCCAGTTGGAGCCGGGCTGGGAAGGCGACTACGGGGGCCGTCCGCCCATGCAGCCCCTGATGTGCGCGGGCGTCATCGTCTGGGACGAACAGGTGGAAGAGGGCCGCTACAACATCCTGCTCCAGGGCGTCTGCCGCGTCCGCATGACGTCCGAGCTGACAGAGGACAAGGCCTACCGCGAGGTCCAGGCGGAGGCGCTGCCGGACTTCCCCTACGAGGGCCCGGAGGAGGAGCAGCTCCGGCAGGCCGTCTTCGAGCTGGCCGGCCGCGTGCCGCCGTCCTTCGCGGAGAACCTGCTGCCGGTGGCCGCGCGGGCCCAGGGTGGAATGCTCGCGGATGTGGTCGCCTCGGCCGTCATTCCAGAGCCGGAGCGGCGGCAGGCGCTGCTGGCGGAGCTGGACGTGAAGCGGCGCCTGGAGGGCGTCCTGGAGGACGTGGGGGCGCTCATCGGCCGGCTCCAGCCGCTGCGGCCCACGGGCCCCCTGAACTGA
- the nadE gene encoding NAD(+) synthase, producing the protein MRLVKLGLASVNTTVGAFTRNTDKALAQAGKMAADGVTVGVFQEQVIAGYPAEDMVQWQGFMDRQWPELERFARETASLSTVFVVGVGIAHQGLRLNCAAVVAGGRILGLVPKEKLPTYSVFYEARTFGRGQAGMAEVHRGVPLGDYLFRFDFGVVSPEVCEDIWSADGPMRRRTYSGAELVVNLSASPFRLGFVETRRELIATRAADHQCTIAYCNAVGSNDGLIFDGGGFLNQNGRHVMETPRFQEGYAAAVVDLDRTLRLRAEATTWRVDRESWLAAGGQEVPVLDCTEAVRTRRDALTYPVPAHRSFFLPSPDTRRGAREALCEDILDALSLGVGDYFEKTRAFKVLGIALSGGRDSLLTLLIAHRYAKRARPENPGSLIQAFYMPSRFSSDATRDAAETMARELGVAFQVVSIDEAFERERAVAQTMLGGKEVTPITEQNIQARLRAQRMWNWSNSCGGLFLQTGNMSEKSVGYTTIGGDLMGALAVIANVPKTVVMYLLDYLQNTTGYEGIRKVLAKPAGPELAHDQVGEDELMPFPILDACFYLYGSEKLTPAEILQALTAMFPEVESARLGGYVEKFVRLFQQSIYKWVQSPLSLHIGNLDLDRERALQLPVVTSAEWMRPG; encoded by the coding sequence ATGCGGCTCGTGAAGCTCGGGCTTGCCAGCGTGAACACCACCGTGGGCGCCTTCACGCGGAACACGGACAAGGCGCTGGCCCAGGCCGGGAAGATGGCGGCGGACGGCGTGACGGTGGGCGTCTTCCAGGAGCAGGTCATCGCCGGCTACCCGGCCGAGGACATGGTGCAGTGGCAGGGCTTCATGGACCGCCAGTGGCCGGAGCTGGAGCGCTTCGCGCGTGAGACGGCGTCGCTGTCCACCGTCTTCGTCGTGGGCGTGGGCATCGCGCACCAGGGCCTGCGCCTCAACTGCGCGGCGGTGGTGGCCGGTGGCCGGATCCTGGGCCTGGTCCCCAAGGAGAAGCTGCCCACCTACAGCGTCTTCTACGAGGCGCGCACCTTCGGCCGAGGCCAGGCGGGCATGGCGGAGGTCCACCGCGGCGTGCCGCTGGGGGACTACCTGTTCCGCTTCGACTTCGGCGTGGTGTCACCGGAGGTCTGCGAGGACATCTGGAGCGCGGACGGCCCCATGCGGCGGCGCACGTACTCCGGCGCGGAGCTGGTGGTGAACCTGTCCGCGTCGCCCTTCCGGCTGGGCTTCGTGGAGACGCGGCGCGAGCTCATCGCCACGCGCGCGGCGGACCATCAGTGCACCATCGCCTACTGCAACGCGGTGGGCAGCAACGACGGCCTCATCTTCGACGGCGGCGGCTTCCTCAACCAGAACGGGCGCCACGTCATGGAGACGCCGCGCTTCCAGGAGGGCTACGCGGCGGCGGTGGTGGACCTGGACCGCACCCTGCGCCTGCGCGCGGAGGCCACCACGTGGCGCGTGGACCGCGAGTCGTGGCTCGCGGCGGGAGGCCAGGAGGTGCCGGTGCTGGACTGCACCGAGGCCGTGCGGACGCGGCGCGACGCGCTGACGTATCCGGTGCCCGCGCACCGCAGCTTCTTCCTGCCGTCGCCGGACACGCGGCGGGGCGCGCGCGAGGCGCTGTGCGAGGACATCCTGGACGCGCTCTCGCTGGGCGTGGGCGACTACTTCGAGAAGACGCGCGCCTTCAAGGTGCTGGGCATCGCGCTGTCGGGCGGGCGGGACTCGCTGCTGACGCTGCTCATCGCGCACCGCTACGCGAAGCGGGCGCGGCCGGAGAACCCGGGCTCGCTCATCCAGGCGTTCTACATGCCCAGCCGCTTCTCCAGCGACGCCACGCGCGACGCGGCGGAGACGATGGCGCGCGAGCTGGGCGTGGCCTTCCAGGTGGTGTCCATCGACGAGGCCTTCGAGCGCGAGCGCGCCGTGGCCCAGACGATGCTGGGCGGCAAGGAGGTCACGCCGATTACGGAGCAGAACATCCAGGCCCGCCTGCGCGCGCAGCGCATGTGGAACTGGAGCAACTCCTGCGGCGGCCTGTTCCTCCAGACGGGCAACATGAGCGAGAAGTCCGTGGGCTACACCACCATTGGCGGTGACCTCATGGGCGCGCTGGCCGTCATCGCCAACGTGCCGAAGACGGTGGTGATGTACCTGCTCGACTACCTCCAGAACACCACGGGCTACGAGGGCATCCGCAAGGTGCTCGCCAAGCCCGCGGGGCCGGAGCTGGCGCATGACCAGGTGGGCGAGGACGAGCTGATGCCGTTCCCCATCCTGGATGCGTGCTTCTACCTGTACGGCAGCGAGAAGCTGACGCCCGCCGAAATCCTCCAGGCCCTCACCGCCATGTTCCCGGAGGTGGAGTCCGCGCGGCTCGGCGGCTACGTGGAGAAGTTCGTCCGCCTCTTCCAGCAGTCCATCTACAAGTGGGTGCAGTCGCCGCTGTCGCTGCACATCGGCAACCTGGACCTGGACCGTGAGCGCGCGCTTCAGCTTCCCGTCGTCACCAGCGCGGAGTGGATGCGCCCGGGGTAG
- a CDS encoding TonB family protein: MRSSPVWIPTLVLCVLSATGELPVTPPVPLEAPGPVLPADVPPPEVPATVLLRITIDRTGEVSQVEVRQSAGTAFDRAAMSAALRWRFQPARRGDEAIDVRVDVPVTFVPPVHGHHLETVAQGEPGHSHGGTAGAAGETNARAGQDPGDGRQEHRHGTASSSGGDLESEERPPVPGAARPVEGSLPSATGHAAAVGAPSPDSQEQVGEGTPPASDAPVAPQPPSFSTTVRGASHAPPPVAVGDFHIPVGQLADVPRRSASDLMLLAPGVMLANHGGEGHAESIYIRGFDAGEGKDVELRLNGVPLNEVSHSHGHGYADTYFIIPELVESLRVTEGPYDPSQGDFGVAGTVEYQLGLARRGLTASLSTGSFAARRLSLLWGPPESSESTFVGVLLRQGHGFGPNRAYSNATVMAQTELRVTDASRLRLFGTSYGSRFSSPGVVRETDVVDSRMPCAPDADSQFFCSYDPNQGGAGQRHILSAELQSRLKNGGRFVQQGYVVLRQTRIRDNFTGFLLDTPPDGERQRGDNTEGYYRGSTVGLRGRYTPGLTLLGQPQPLELGYVARYDDVRTRSRRLRARGGVPYATVYDNQVRTTNLGAYASMRVAPLSWLTLRGGVRLDTFLFGVDDHNRPAVDRDGPRLTDESVEAYGFFASPRASAEVRLTPRLTWLTSAGLGARSSDAAALSDAELAPYARVTSGETGLSWRLDGPLALEARGAFFATRVSQDFVFDETVGRNQPIGASQRLGAFVSARGTWAERLDIQGSLAWAHATLPTPGASAWKLWDGAVMPYIPQLLGRVDASLRGAATVVGQRLDWNVALGHSAIGPRPLPLDRYSAPIFLFDVGARARWKAVEVGLSVENLLDTRWRESEFNFVSNFRGPDAPPSLMATRHFTAGAPRTFMGTLTLHLDLLEDSP; encoded by the coding sequence GTGAGGTCATCACCCGTGTGGATTCCGACTCTGGTGCTCTGTGTGCTGAGCGCCACGGGCGAATTGCCTGTGACTCCACCTGTGCCGCTGGAGGCGCCCGGGCCGGTCCTGCCCGCGGACGTGCCTCCGCCAGAGGTGCCTGCCACCGTCTTGTTGCGAATCACCATCGACCGGACGGGCGAGGTGTCCCAGGTGGAGGTCCGGCAATCCGCGGGCACTGCGTTCGACCGGGCCGCGATGAGCGCGGCGCTTCGTTGGAGGTTCCAGCCCGCCCGGCGGGGGGACGAGGCCATCGATGTGCGCGTGGACGTGCCCGTCACCTTCGTTCCACCGGTCCACGGCCATCATCTGGAGACCGTGGCACAGGGCGAGCCCGGGCATTCGCATGGAGGCACAGCCGGCGCGGCGGGGGAGACGAACGCACGGGCGGGACAGGACCCTGGTGATGGGCGCCAGGAGCACCGTCATGGCACTGCGTCATCCTCGGGTGGAGATTTGGAGTCAGAGGAGCGTCCCCCTGTGCCGGGTGCAGCACGGCCAGTGGAGGGCTCCTTGCCCTCTGCTACCGGGCACGCTGCGGCCGTTGGCGCGCCTTCGCCGGACAGTCAGGAACAGGTGGGGGAAGGCACGCCGCCAGCGAGCGATGCACCCGTGGCGCCCCAGCCGCCGTCCTTCTCCACCACGGTGCGCGGCGCCTCGCATGCCCCGCCGCCCGTGGCGGTGGGCGACTTCCACATTCCGGTGGGGCAGCTCGCGGATGTGCCACGCCGTTCGGCGTCGGACCTGATGTTGCTGGCCCCTGGCGTCATGCTGGCCAACCATGGAGGAGAGGGCCACGCGGAGAGCATCTACATCCGCGGCTTCGACGCGGGCGAGGGCAAGGACGTGGAGCTGCGCCTCAACGGCGTGCCGCTCAACGAAGTGTCCCACTCGCACGGGCACGGCTACGCGGACACGTACTTCATCATCCCGGAGTTGGTGGAGTCGCTGCGCGTCACCGAAGGTCCCTACGACCCGTCCCAGGGCGACTTCGGCGTGGCGGGCACCGTCGAGTACCAGCTTGGCCTCGCTCGGCGGGGCCTCACTGCGTCCTTGTCCACCGGGAGCTTCGCCGCGCGCCGGCTGTCGCTGCTCTGGGGCCCTCCGGAGTCCAGCGAGTCCACCTTCGTGGGCGTGCTGCTTCGCCAGGGGCACGGCTTCGGTCCCAATCGCGCCTACTCCAACGCGACGGTCATGGCGCAGACGGAGCTGCGAGTCACCGACGCGTCGCGGCTGCGCCTGTTCGGAACCAGCTACGGCTCGCGCTTCTCCTCACCGGGCGTGGTGCGGGAGACGGACGTGGTGGACTCCCGGATGCCGTGTGCTCCGGACGCGGACTCGCAGTTCTTCTGCTCGTACGACCCGAACCAGGGCGGCGCGGGGCAGCGCCACATCCTCTCCGCCGAGCTCCAGTCGCGGCTGAAGAACGGAGGCCGCTTCGTCCAACAGGGCTACGTGGTGCTGCGGCAGACGCGCATCCGCGACAACTTCACGGGCTTCCTCCTGGATACGCCGCCGGACGGAGAGCGCCAGCGGGGTGACAACACGGAGGGGTACTACCGGGGCTCCACCGTGGGGCTGCGCGGTCGGTACACCCCGGGACTCACGCTGTTGGGCCAGCCGCAACCTTTGGAGCTGGGCTACGTCGCGCGTTACGACGACGTGCGCACGCGGTCGCGTCGGCTGAGGGCTCGTGGCGGCGTGCCCTACGCCACCGTCTACGACAACCAGGTCCGCACCACCAACCTGGGGGCCTACGCGTCGATGCGCGTCGCCCCGCTGTCGTGGCTCACGCTGCGCGGCGGCGTGCGGCTGGACACCTTCCTCTTTGGCGTGGACGACCACAACCGGCCCGCCGTGGACCGCGACGGTCCGCGTCTCACCGACGAGTCCGTGGAGGCCTACGGCTTCTTCGCCAGTCCGCGCGCCTCCGCTGAAGTCCGGCTGACGCCCCGGCTCACGTGGCTCACCAGCGCGGGTCTGGGCGCGCGCTCCAGCGACGCCGCCGCGCTGTCCGACGCGGAGCTGGCGCCCTACGCGCGGGTGACGTCGGGTGAGACGGGCCTGAGCTGGCGGCTGGACGGTCCCCTGGCGCTGGAGGCGCGGGGTGCCTTCTTCGCCACGCGGGTGTCGCAGGACTTCGTCTTCGACGAGACGGTGGGCCGCAACCAGCCCATCGGCGCTTCGCAGCGGCTGGGAGCCTTCGTCAGCGCGCGCGGCACGTGGGCGGAGCGGCTGGACATCCAGGGCTCGCTGGCCTGGGCGCACGCGACGCTGCCGACGCCGGGCGCCTCGGCGTGGAAGCTGTGGGACGGCGCGGTGATGCCGTACATCCCGCAGCTCCTGGGCCGGGTGGATGCCTCGCTGCGCGGCGCCGCCACCGTGGTGGGGCAGCGTTTGGACTGGAACGTGGCCCTGGGGCACAGCGCCATCGGCCCTCGCCCCTTGCCGCTGGACCGCTACAGCGCCCCCATCTTCCTTTTCGACGTGGGCGCGCGCGCCCGGTGGAAGGCGGTGGAGGTGGGGCTGTCGGTGGAGAACCTGCTCGACACGCGCTGGCGCGAATCGGAGTTCAACTTCGTCTCCAACTTCCGGGGGCCGGACGCGCCGCCGTCGCTGATGGCCACCCGTCACTTCACCGCGGGAGCGCCGCGCACCTTCATGGGCACGCTCACCCTGCACCTGGACCTTCTGGAGGACTCGCCATGA
- a CDS encoding sterol desaturase family protein — protein sequence MSINVYAIATPFVIVLALGEFAYCVIRRNGYYAFQDSIASMGTAVLNQCVNVAVALLVLPLFIQLGQFAPWRLDVSSPLALVGLFLGVDFLFYWFHRFGHRTNIGWAAHSPHHSTEELNYAVALRASVTQRLFSFLFYWPLVLVGFPPEAVLAMVAFHLVLQFIPHTRVIPKMPRWIESWLNTPSHHRVHHARNDLYIDKNYAGFLIIWDKLFGTFEEEKEACSYGLTSPPNTWDPTVINFQAWGKLIGDAVATKSHWDRLRIWVMPTGWRPADLPPRASLGWKKDGVELKFQSTEMPGVRGYLVFQLLAAMPLMLLVSHHASPLSGWQKLVLSLLFWAMATAWSGMLEGRRWSLPLELSRVLATGAMVTWSLVQSGSPQSWSGLSVAWTLGSLVWLAVVRATGQSATPVPQGSR from the coding sequence ATGAGCATCAACGTCTATGCCATCGCCACGCCCTTCGTCATCGTCCTGGCGTTGGGGGAATTCGCCTACTGCGTCATCCGGCGCAACGGGTACTACGCGTTCCAGGACTCCATCGCGAGCATGGGGACCGCGGTGCTCAACCAGTGCGTCAACGTGGCCGTGGCGCTGCTGGTGCTCCCGCTGTTCATCCAACTGGGCCAGTTCGCGCCCTGGCGGCTCGACGTGTCGTCGCCGCTGGCGCTGGTGGGCCTGTTCCTGGGTGTGGACTTCCTCTTCTATTGGTTCCACCGCTTCGGCCACCGCACCAACATCGGCTGGGCGGCGCACTCCCCGCACCACTCCACCGAGGAGCTCAACTACGCGGTGGCCCTGCGCGCCAGCGTGACGCAGCGCCTCTTCTCGTTCCTCTTCTACTGGCCCCTGGTGCTGGTGGGCTTCCCGCCCGAGGCCGTGCTCGCCATGGTGGCCTTCCACCTGGTGCTCCAGTTCATCCCGCACACGCGCGTCATTCCCAAGATGCCCCGCTGGATTGAGTCCTGGCTCAACACGCCCTCGCACCACCGCGTCCACCACGCTCGCAACGACCTCTACATCGACAAGAACTACGCGGGCTTCCTCATCATCTGGGACAAGCTGTTCGGCACCTTCGAGGAGGAGAAGGAGGCCTGCTCCTACGGCCTCACCTCGCCGCCCAACACCTGGGACCCGACGGTCATCAACTTCCAGGCGTGGGGGAAGCTCATCGGTGACGCGGTGGCCACGAAGAGCCACTGGGACCGCCTGCGCATCTGGGTGATGCCCACCGGCTGGCGGCCCGCGGACCTCCCGCCCCGCGCATCCCTGGGATGGAAGAAGGACGGCGTGGAGCTGAAGTTCCAGTCCACCGAGATGCCCGGCGTCCGCGGCTACCTCGTGTTCCAGTTGCTCGCGGCCATGCCCCTCATGTTGCTGGTGAGCCACCACGCCTCGCCGCTGTCCGGCTGGCAGAAGCTGGTGCTCAGCCTCCTGTTCTGGGCCATGGCCACGGCGTGGAGCGGCATGCTGGAGGGTCGCCGCTGGAGCCTGCCGCTGGAGCTCTCACGCGTGCTCGCCACGGGCGCGATGGTGACGTGGAGCTTGGTGCAGTCCGGCTCGCCGCAGAGCTGGAGCGGACTCAGCGTGGCATGGACACTGGGGTCGCTGGTCTGGCTGGCGGTGGTGCGCGCCACGGGCCAGAGCGCGACGCCCGTGCCGCAAGGGTCGCGCTGA
- a CDS encoding hybrid sensor histidine kinase/response regulator — MLHSSSRETSNGDLPRARILLVDDTPANLLSLEAILEPLGQELVLARSGEEALRELLRGEFACILMDVQMPGLDGLETANLIRARERTRHLPILFITALSREAAFVTRGYEHGAVDYLLKPVDPDILRTKVQVFVDLSRRGEMVKRQAVELAERRQAEEASQRASELEQQLMGIVGHDIRTPLSVVLATAKSQLAHAELAPEQQKAFERVARGGERIQQIVDLLTDFTRSRLGGGIPVVPRAGDLNELCREVADELHVARPGRVIQCDFSRDSLHGVWDLERMAQVLANLLDNALKYSPESSAVRLSTWEKPDAVFVEVHNAGAPIPQELLPHLFDAFRRGEATREQAKASLGLGLYIARAVVEAHRGRLSVRSSESEGTTFRICLPRCADARSRGSRPEEASAAPSPMPA; from the coding sequence ATGCTGCATTCTTCTTCTCGAGAGACCTCGAACGGGGACCTGCCGCGCGCGCGCATCCTCCTCGTGGACGACACGCCCGCCAATCTGCTGTCCCTGGAGGCCATCCTGGAGCCGCTGGGCCAGGAGCTGGTGCTGGCGCGCTCGGGCGAGGAGGCGCTGCGTGAGCTGCTGCGCGGCGAGTTCGCCTGCATCCTGATGGACGTGCAGATGCCAGGGCTGGATGGCCTGGAGACGGCGAACCTCATCCGGGCACGCGAGCGGACGCGCCACCTGCCCATCCTCTTCATCACCGCGCTCAGCCGGGAGGCGGCCTTCGTCACGCGCGGGTATGAGCATGGGGCGGTGGACTACCTGCTCAAGCCCGTGGATCCGGACATCCTGCGCACCAAGGTGCAGGTGTTCGTGGACCTGTCCCGGCGCGGCGAGATGGTGAAGCGGCAAGCGGTGGAGCTCGCGGAGCGACGACAGGCCGAGGAGGCTTCCCAGCGAGCCTCGGAGCTGGAGCAGCAGCTCATGGGCATCGTCGGCCATGACATCCGCACGCCCTTGTCCGTCGTCCTGGCCACGGCGAAATCCCAGCTCGCCCATGCCGAACTCGCCCCGGAGCAGCAGAAGGCGTTCGAGCGCGTGGCGCGCGGCGGGGAGCGCATCCAGCAAATCGTGGACCTGCTGACGGACTTCACGCGCTCGCGGCTGGGCGGCGGCATCCCCGTCGTGCCACGGGCTGGCGACCTCAACGAACTCTGCCGCGAGGTGGCGGACGAGCTGCACGTGGCCCGGCCGGGCCGCGTCATCCAATGCGACTTCTCGCGCGACAGCCTGCACGGCGTCTGGGACCTGGAGCGCATGGCGCAGGTGCTGGCCAACCTGTTGGACAACGCCTTGAAGTACAGCCCGGAGTCGTCCGCCGTCCGCCTGTCCACCTGGGAGAAGCCGGACGCCGTCTTCGTGGAGGTCCACAACGCGGGCGCGCCCATTCCCCAGGAGCTGTTGCCGCACCTCTTCGACGCCTTCCGGCGGGGCGAGGCCACGCGCGAGCAGGCGAAGGCGAGCTTGGGGCTGGGGCTCTACATCGCCCGGGCGGTGGTCGAGGCGCACCGGGGGCGCTTGAGCGTGCGCTCGTCGGAATCCGAGGGCACCACCTTCCGCATCTGCCTGCCGCGCTGCGCGGATGCCCGCTCGCGCGGCAGTCGTCCGGAAGAGGCCAGCGCGGCCCCGTCGCCGATGCCCGCTTGA
- the trxA gene encoding thioredoxin: MAAVEITKDNFKETVSKEGIVILDWWASWCGPCRAFAPIFEQTSTKHPDVVFGKIDTDAQQELSGAFEIRSIPTLMVFRDGILLFEQPGALPAAALEDLLSQVKALDMEQVKKEVAARRTETPQA, from the coding sequence ATGGCGGCGGTGGAAATCACCAAGGACAACTTCAAGGAGACGGTGTCCAAGGAGGGCATTGTCATCCTGGACTGGTGGGCGTCGTGGTGCGGCCCGTGCCGTGCCTTCGCACCCATCTTCGAACAGACCTCGACCAAGCACCCGGACGTCGTCTTCGGGAAGATTGATACGGACGCCCAGCAGGAGCTGTCGGGCGCGTTCGAGATTCGCTCCATTCCCACGTTGATGGTGTTCCGGGATGGGATTCTCCTGTTCGAGCAGCCCGGCGCGTTGCCGGCCGCCGCGCTGGAGGACCTGCTCAGCCAGGTGAAGGCGCTGGACATGGAGCAGGTGAAGAAGGAAGTCGCCGCCCGGCGGACCGAGACTCCGCAGGCCTGA
- a CDS encoding FKBP-type peptidyl-prolyl cis-trans isomerase, whose protein sequence is MALNVEDVKVGTGAEATSGKSVTVHYVGTLTSGSKFDSSRDRGQGFTFRLGAGQVIEGWDKGVAGMKVGGVRKLTIPPEMGYGARGFPPVIPPNSTLLFEVELLDVR, encoded by the coding sequence ATGGCCTTGAATGTGGAAGACGTGAAGGTTGGCACCGGCGCCGAGGCGACGTCCGGCAAGTCGGTCACCGTGCACTACGTGGGGACGCTGACCAGCGGCTCCAAGTTCGACAGCAGCCGCGACCGGGGCCAGGGCTTCACCTTCCGGCTGGGCGCCGGGCAGGTCATCGAGGGGTGGGACAAGGGCGTGGCCGGCATGAAGGTGGGTGGCGTGCGCAAGCTCACCATCCCGCCTGAGATGGGTTATGGCGCGCGGGGCTTCCCCCCCGTTATTCCTCCCAACTCCACCCTGCTGTTCGAGGTGGAACTCCTGGACGTTCGTTAA
- a CDS encoding alpha/beta hydrolase family protein: MSRTHLVDFLFAGLSRRSRLFSQGWGNEQFLEDVAEAAPFQHLPSPVTPAWSEPRLQRGLQVRDGTFLSPLAGLDAAAQTAHVRWLSAGNGSPRGACIVLASSREEGFSLRERLYAPLAREGIDLFLLENPYYGLRRPLGQKGGALRTVSDHVLMNLGMVEEARALLAWLRASGRSRLGVAGYSMGGYMAALTAAVVSEPVAVAALAAGASPVPVFTQGLLSWSIAFALLDGPRGDAAQARLRLGRIFDLANLTRFPPPKQPDAAVLVACRRDGFVPGEETLALHAHWPGSELRWVDAGHVSALFTERAALCAAIRDALARLEVSASAPARQSPSA, translated from the coding sequence GTGTCCCGAACCCATCTGGTGGACTTCCTCTTCGCGGGCCTGTCCCGCCGCAGCCGGCTCTTCTCCCAGGGCTGGGGCAACGAGCAGTTCCTTGAGGACGTGGCCGAGGCCGCGCCCTTCCAGCACCTGCCCTCGCCCGTCACTCCGGCGTGGAGCGAGCCCCGGCTTCAACGGGGTCTCCAGGTCCGGGATGGCACCTTCCTCTCGCCCCTGGCCGGGCTGGACGCGGCGGCGCAGACAGCCCACGTCCGGTGGCTGAGCGCCGGGAATGGGAGTCCTCGCGGCGCGTGCATCGTCCTGGCCTCGTCGCGCGAGGAGGGCTTCTCGTTGCGCGAGCGCCTCTATGCGCCGCTCGCGAGGGAAGGCATCGACCTGTTCCTGTTGGAGAACCCCTACTACGGCCTGCGCCGACCGCTGGGGCAGAAGGGCGGCGCGCTGCGCACCGTCAGCGACCACGTGTTGATGAACCTGGGCATGGTGGAGGAGGCGCGCGCGCTGCTGGCGTGGCTGCGTGCCTCGGGTCGGTCGCGGCTGGGCGTCGCGGGCTACAGCATGGGTGGGTACATGGCGGCGCTCACGGCGGCGGTCGTCTCGGAGCCTGTCGCGGTGGCGGCGCTGGCGGCGGGGGCATCCCCCGTGCCGGTCTTCACCCAGGGGCTGCTGTCCTGGTCCATCGCCTTCGCCCTGCTGGATGGCCCTCGCGGGGATGCGGCGCAGGCGCGGCTTCGGCTGGGGCGCATCTTCGACCTGGCGAACCTCACCCGCTTCCCGCCACCGAAACAGCCCGACGCGGCCGTCCTGGTCGCATGCCGCCGAGACGGCTTCGTGCCTGGGGAGGAGACGCTGGCGCTCCACGCGCACTGGCCCGGCAGCGAGCTGCGCTGGGTGGATGCCGGACACGTCTCCGCGCTCTTCACGGAGCGCGCCGCGCTGTGCGCCGCCATCCGGGATGCGCTGGCGCGCTTGGAGGTCTCCGCGAGCGCTCCGGCGCGGCAGTCACCGTCCGCTTGA